The following coding sequences are from one Musa acuminata AAA Group cultivar baxijiao chromosome BXJ1-6, Cavendish_Baxijiao_AAA, whole genome shotgun sequence window:
- the LOC135676650 gene encoding ethylene-responsive transcription factor RAP2-1-like, giving the protein MEGQCCSTSTSEEPRKPPPAASRRRVVAAGSVGGGRDRPFRGVRMRKWGKWVAEIREPNKRSRIWLGSYSTAIAAARAYDTAVFYLRGRSARLNFPDEILAEDPEAEGFGSGGVMSADSIRKKATEVGARVDALQATLVPPQPPPSPPLPQQHHLQIQWRSKNPDLNQQPSPESSDVD; this is encoded by the coding sequence ATGGAGGGGCAGTGCTGCTCCACCTCCACCAGCGAGGAACCAAGGAAGCCACCGCCGGCAGCGTCCAGGCGTAGGGTGGTGGCGGCGGGAAGCGTTGGCGGCGGCAGGGACAGACCTTTCAGAGGAGTCAGGATGAGGAAGTGGGGCAAGTGGGTGGCGGAGATACGGGAGCCTAACAAGCGGTCGCGGATTTGGCTGGGATCCTACTCCACCGCGATAGCTGCCGCCCGGGCATACGACACCGCCGTCTTCTACCTCCGGGGTCGCTCCGCCAGGCTCAACTTCCCGGACGAGATCCTCGCTGAAGATCCAGAGGCGGAGGGCTTCGGCAGCGGCGGCGTTATGTCGGCCGACTCGATCCGGAAGAAGGCCACCGAGGTGGGCGCGCGGGTGGACGCTCTCCAGGCGACACTGGTACCACCACAGCCGCCACCATCACCGCCGCTGCCGCAGCAACACCACCTTCAGATTCAGTGGCGATCCAAGAATCCTGATTTGAATCAGCAACCGAGCCCGGAGAGTTCCGATGTCGATTGA